A region from the Planktothrix sp. FACHB-1365 genome encodes:
- a CDS encoding glycosyltransferase, with product MTHILILYSSLGAGHNSAAKALNQAFSHFTDVTVTVEDALDYASSIYRNAVTSIYKQLSEKAPQIYRAYYEGTDLEDLERSLELNIVTAKLERVFFRKLRHFIEKVNPDAIVCVQQIPSRLLQLLEEEERISKPHYVVITDVIAHSSWINKEVDGYYLPNDLTADFMIKRGVDPGILHVTGIPIKLEILEPKSQVEMRERHDLPTNKPVVTIFGGGLHYKRVRLMVSQLMDNLKTGTLIVAAGRNEQLLDSLAELDSTPDIELRKLGLIDYVDDLAVASDLVITKAGGLIVSEVLARGTPMIIVDPFPGQEEWNADLIVAAGAGVQLRLPEMVAPCVKFLLNHSERLSQMQTAALELGEPRAALNIAEHILSQTKH from the coding sequence ATGACTCATATTTTGATATTATACTCGTCTTTAGGGGCTGGACATAATAGTGCTGCTAAAGCCTTAAATCAAGCGTTTTCCCATTTCACTGATGTCACCGTTACCGTAGAAGATGCGTTAGATTATGCGAGTTCTATTTATCGCAATGCTGTTACGAGTATTTATAAACAATTAAGCGAAAAAGCTCCTCAAATTTATCGCGCTTATTATGAAGGAACGGATTTAGAAGATTTAGAACGGTCGTTAGAATTAAATATTGTTACGGCTAAATTAGAACGAGTGTTTTTTAGAAAGCTGCGGCATTTTATTGAAAAAGTGAATCCTGATGCCATTGTTTGTGTGCAACAAATTCCCAGCCGTCTGTTACAATTATTAGAAGAGGAAGAACGGATTTCAAAACCCCATTATGTCGTTATTACTGATGTAATTGCTCACAGTAGTTGGATTAATAAAGAAGTCGATGGTTATTATTTACCCAACGATTTAACGGCTGATTTCATGATTAAACGGGGGGTAGACCCTGGAATTCTTCATGTTACTGGAATCCCGATTAAACTGGAGATATTAGAACCTAAATCTCAAGTGGAAATGCGGGAACGTCATGACCTGCCAACTAACAAACCTGTTGTTACAATATTTGGAGGCGGGTTACATTATAAACGGGTGCGTTTGATGGTTTCTCAACTCATGGATAACCTGAAAACGGGTACATTAATTGTAGCAGCCGGACGCAATGAACAATTGTTAGATTCCTTAGCCGAATTAGACTCTACCCCAGATATAGAATTACGAAAATTAGGATTAATTGATTATGTCGATGATTTAGCGGTGGCGAGTGATTTAGTGATTACCAAAGCCGGGGGATTAATTGTGAGTGAAGTGTTAGCACGAGGAACACCGATGATTATTGTTGATCCCTTTCCCGGTCAAGAAGAATGGAATGCGGATTTAATCGTTGCTGCGGGTGCGGGAGTTCAGTTAAGATTACCGGAAATGGTAGCGCCTTGTGTAAAGTTTTTGTTAAACCATTCTGAACGTTTATCCCAAATGCAAACGGCTGCGTTAGAATTAGGAGAACCCCGTGCGGCTCTTAATATTGCTGAACATATTTTATCACAAACTAAGCATTAA
- a CDS encoding DUF6887 family protein, which produces MTSDFENMTNAELRAYALKHRGKEDIEALRVLFRRRTPYRKELTFYPAKNPTEKQEKFERFKQIIEEKQSQTIKDTTPPLDE; this is translated from the coding sequence ATGACATCAGATTTTGAAAACATGACCAATGCTGAACTTAGAGCTTATGCTTTAAAACATCGGGGTAAAGAAGATATTGAAGCTTTGCGGGTGTTATTCCGTCGTCGGACACCCTATAGAAAAGAGCTTACATTCTATCCGGCTAAAAATCCGACGGAGAAACAGGAAAAATTTGAAAGATTTAAACAAATTATTGAAGAAAAACAAAGTCAAACAATTAAAGATACAACACCCCCGTTAGACGAGTGA
- the metH gene encoding methionine synthase: MKSAFLDRLHSPERPVIVFDGGMGTNLQTQNLTADDFGGKDYEGCNEYLIYTKPEAVANVHRGFLEAGADVIETDTFGATSIVLGEYNLADKAYHLNKTAAELAKRLTQEYSTPEKPRFVAGSMGPGTKLPTLGHIDFDTLHHAFAEQAEGLFDGGVDLFIVETCQDVLQIKAALNGIEDVFAKKGERRPIMVSVTMESFGTMLVGSEMSAALTILEPYKIDILGLNCATGPDLMKEHIRYLCEHSPFIVSCIPNAGLPENIGGKAHYKLTPMELRMALMHFVEDLGVQVIGGCCGTRYEHIQALAEISQTLKPKQREPQLIPAAASIYSTQSYEQENSFLIIGERLNASGSKKCRDLLNAEDWDGLVSLAKSQIKEGAQILDVNVDYVGRDGVRDMRELVSRVVTNVNLPLMLDSTEWQKMEAGLKVAGGKCLLNSTNYEDGEERFYKVLELAKKYGAAIVVGTIDEDGMARTAEKKFEIAKRAYNDAINYGIPAHEIFFDPLALPISTGIEEDRNNGKATIDSIRQICQELPGCHVVLGVSNISFGLNPAARQVLNSVFLHEAMQVGLDSAIVSANKILPLAKIDPEHQEVCRKLIYDQREFDGDVCVYDPLGELTNLFQGKTTKRDRSGDANLPIEERLKRHIIDGERIGLDDALAEALKQYPPLDIINNLLLDGMKVVGELFGSGQMQLPFVLQSAQTMKAAVAYLEPYMEKSETGDNSKGTFIIATVKGDVHDIGKNLVDIILSNNGYRVINLGIKQPVENIINAYQEHKADCIAMSGLLVKSTAFMKDNLEAFNEAGITVPVILGGAALTPKFVYEDCQNTYKGQVIYGKDAFSDLNFMDKLMPAKKAEKWDDAQGFLGEYAEEKKIKVKLETVKQVSETPEEIVIDTRRSEAVDVNIHRPTPPFWGTKILQPEDISLEEVFWYLDLQALVAGQWQFRKPREQSREEYDAFLAEKVYPILTEWKAKILAEKLLHPTVIYGYFPCQAEDNSLLIFDPENHQKQVARFDFPRQKAGRRLCIADFFAPKESGQIDVFPMQAVTVGEIATEYAQKLFAANDYTNYLYFHGMAVQTAEAVAEWTHAKIRRELGFGNEEPDNVRDVLAQRHRGSRYSFGYPACPNIQDQYKQVELLQTDRINMFMDESEQLYPEQSTTAFITYHPVSKYFNL, translated from the coding sequence ATGAAAAGCGCATTTTTAGACCGCCTCCACAGTCCTGAACGTCCCGTTATCGTATTTGACGGAGGAATGGGAACCAACCTACAAACCCAAAACCTGACGGCGGATGACTTTGGCGGAAAAGATTATGAAGGCTGTAATGAATATTTAATTTATACCAAACCGGAAGCCGTTGCAAATGTTCATCGAGGATTTTTAGAAGCAGGTGCAGATGTAATTGAAACTGATACTTTTGGTGCGACTTCGATTGTTTTAGGCGAATATAATTTAGCCGATAAAGCATATCATTTAAACAAAACCGCAGCCGAATTAGCAAAGCGTTTAACTCAGGAATATTCTACACCCGAAAAACCCCGATTTGTTGCAGGTTCAATGGGGCCAGGAACTAAATTACCCACCCTCGGACATATTGATTTTGATACGTTACATCATGCGTTTGCTGAACAAGCCGAGGGATTATTTGATGGAGGTGTGGATTTATTCATCGTTGAAACCTGCCAAGATGTACTGCAAATTAAAGCAGCCTTAAACGGAATTGAAGATGTTTTTGCTAAAAAAGGAGAACGTCGTCCGATTATGGTTTCTGTCACAATGGAATCCTTTGGAACGATGTTAGTCGGGTCAGAAATGAGCGCGGCGTTAACAATTTTAGAACCTTATAAAATTGATATTTTAGGATTAAATTGTGCCACTGGCCCCGATTTAATGAAAGAACATATTCGCTATTTATGTGAACATTCTCCGTTTATTGTGTCTTGTATTCCTAACGCAGGTTTACCCGAAAATATTGGGGGAAAAGCCCATTATAAATTAACGCCAATGGAACTAAGAATGGCGTTGATGCACTTTGTTGAAGATTTAGGAGTTCAAGTCATTGGGGGCTGTTGTGGAACCCGTTATGAGCATATTCAAGCTTTAGCTGAAATTTCCCAAACTCTTAAACCCAAACAACGAGAACCCCAGTTAATTCCGGCGGCGGCTTCTATTTATAGTACCCAAAGTTATGAACAGGAAAACTCGTTTTTAATTATTGGGGAACGTCTCAACGCCAGTGGGTCGAAAAAATGTCGAGATTTACTCAATGCTGAAGACTGGGATGGGTTAGTTTCTTTAGCAAAATCCCAAATCAAAGAAGGAGCACAAATTTTAGACGTTAACGTTGATTATGTAGGACGTGATGGGGTGCGAGATATGCGGGAATTGGTGTCTCGCGTCGTCACTAATGTAAATTTACCCTTGATGTTAGACTCCACAGAATGGCAGAAAATGGAAGCGGGGTTAAAAGTTGCTGGGGGTAAATGTTTACTCAATTCTACCAACTATGAAGACGGGGAAGAACGCTTTTATAAAGTCTTAGAATTAGCGAAAAAATATGGGGCTGCTATTGTGGTAGGAACCATTGACGAAGACGGAATGGCGAGAACGGCTGAGAAGAAGTTTGAAATTGCCAAACGCGCCTATAATGATGCCATTAATTATGGAATTCCAGCCCATGAAATCTTTTTTGACCCTTTAGCATTACCGATTTCTACGGGTATTGAAGAAGACCGAAATAATGGCAAAGCAACAATTGATTCTATTCGTCAAATTTGTCAAGAATTACCCGGATGTCATGTTGTTTTAGGGGTTTCTAATATTTCCTTTGGCTTAAACCCAGCTGCGCGACAAGTGTTAAATTCTGTCTTCCTTCATGAAGCGATGCAAGTGGGGTTAGATTCAGCTATTGTGAGCGCCAATAAGATTTTACCTCTAGCAAAAATAGACCCTGAACATCAAGAGGTTTGCCGCAAATTAATTTATGATCAACGAGAATTTGACGGTGATGTTTGTGTTTATGACCCATTAGGAGAACTCACTAACCTTTTCCAAGGAAAAACCACAAAACGAGATCGCTCAGGAGATGCTAACCTCCCCATAGAAGAACGGTTAAAACGTCATATTATTGACGGAGAACGTATAGGATTAGATGATGCGTTAGCAGAAGCATTGAAACAATATCCGCCTTTGGATATTATCAATAATTTGCTATTAGATGGCATGAAAGTGGTGGGAGAATTGTTTGGGTCAGGACAAATGCAATTACCCTTTGTGTTACAATCTGCCCAAACCATGAAAGCCGCCGTTGCCTATTTAGAACCTTACATGGAGAAATCGGAAACGGGGGATAATTCCAAAGGAACTTTTATCATTGCTACTGTTAAAGGGGATGTGCATGATATAGGTAAAAATTTAGTCGATATTATTTTATCGAATAACGGCTATCGGGTGATTAATTTAGGGATTAAACAACCCGTTGAAAATATTATCAATGCTTACCAAGAACATAAAGCCGACTGTATTGCCATGAGTGGATTATTAGTGAAATCCACCGCCTTTATGAAAGATAATTTAGAGGCATTTAACGAAGCCGGAATCACAGTTCCCGTGATTTTAGGAGGGGCTGCATTAACGCCGAAATTTGTGTATGAAGATTGCCAAAATACCTATAAAGGTCAAGTGATTTATGGAAAAGATGCCTTTTCAGACTTGAACTTTATGGATAAATTGATGCCTGCAAAAAAAGCAGAAAAATGGGATGATGCTCAAGGATTTTTAGGAGAATATGCAGAAGAGAAGAAAATTAAAGTCAAGTTAGAAACGGTTAAACAGGTTTCAGAAACTCCTGAAGAAATTGTCATCGATACCCGACGTTCTGAAGCCGTTGATGTTAATATTCACCGACCTACCCCGCCCTTCTGGGGAACAAAAATCTTACAACCGGAAGATATCTCTTTAGAGGAGGTTTTCTGGTATTTAGATTTACAAGCGTTAGTGGCAGGTCAATGGCAATTCCGCAAACCCAGAGAACAATCACGGGAAGAATACGATGCTTTCTTAGCTGAAAAAGTCTATCCTATTTTAACGGAATGGAAAGCTAAAATTTTAGCAGAAAAATTATTACATCCAACGGTGATTTATGGGTATTTTCCCTGTCAAGCAGAGGATAACTCATTACTCATTTTTGATCCCGAAAATCATCAAAAACAGGTAGCCCGTTTTGACTTTCCTCGACAAAAAGCAGGGCGACGGTTGTGTATTGCGGACTTTTTTGCCCCTAAAGAAAGCGGACAGATTGACGTCTTCCCGATGCAAGCGGTAACAGTGGGAGAAATTGCCACCGAATACGCCCAAAAACTATTTGCAGCCAACGACTATACCAATTATTTGTATTTTCATGGAATGGCTGTGCAAACCGCAGAAGCGGTAGCGGAATGGACTCACGCAAAAATCCGTCGAGAATTAGGGTTTGGCAATGAAGAACCCGATAATGTTCGAGATGTTTTAGCCCAACGTCATCGGGGTTCTCGCTATAGTTTTGGATATCCGGCTTGTCCGAATATTCAAGACCAATATAAACAGGTGGAACTGTTACAAACTGACCGGATTAATATGTTTATGGATGAAAGTGAACAACTCTATCCAGAACAATCTACAACAGCATTTATTACCTATCATCCTGTTTCTAAATACTTCAATCTTTAA
- a CDS encoding family 1 glycosylhydrolase, which yields MGNRIGHRTFDIKHLDYYWQELMVSPRQKVYDYLAIDYYDPFIAHTFRLPSFSDFEFKTKGIRNWLMTGITSKWWDWRVLPEGLSFFCKYYAQEYNLPILIAENGMALRRKPDNSIATRRSDQLRRSQFLEAHLRQIQQLLKENIPILGYMHWSLTDNYEWGSYTPRFGLFSIDFNRGTEREIEDHLGDRPAETYAKLIQEIQNSV from the coding sequence ATGGGAAATCGCATTGGTCATCGAACATTTGATATTAAACATTTAGACTATTATTGGCAAGAATTAATGGTTTCTCCTCGCCAAAAAGTCTATGATTATCTCGCTATAGATTATTATGATCCCTTTATTGCTCATACCTTCCGTTTACCGTCTTTTTCTGATTTTGAATTTAAAACGAAAGGGATTAGAAATTGGTTAATGACCGGAATTACAAGTAAATGGTGGGACTGGCGAGTGCTTCCTGAAGGATTATCGTTTTTCTGTAAATATTATGCTCAGGAATATAACCTCCCCATTTTAATTGCTGAAAATGGCATGGCGTTACGTCGAAAACCGGATAATAGTATTGCAACTCGTCGTTCTGACCAACTGCGCCGCAGTCAATTTTTAGAAGCACATTTGCGTCAAATTCAACAGTTATTAAAGGAAAATATTCCGATTTTGGGATATATGCACTGGTCGTTAACAGATAATTATGAATGGGGGTCTTATACCCCCAGGTTTGGGTTATTTAGCATTGATTTTAATCGGGGAACAGAACGGGAAATTGAAGACCATTTAGGCGATCGCCCTGCGGAAACCTATGCTAAATTAATTCAAGAAATTCAAAATAGTGTCTGA
- a CDS encoding AAA-like domain-containing protein, with translation MNFEYQTSGSLEYKHPSYIKRQADDDLYNALKEGQFCYVLNARQMGKSSLQVQILNRLKPEVKCVPIDLTDIGTNSTQDQWYFSLIEQIVRVLELYDLDHEQWWNHRKSISNNLRFYQFIEDVILVHIPNKIVIFLDEIDTTLKLERDLTDNFFALIRSFYNKRSLNPQYKRLTFCLLGVAAASDLIQDSLRTPFNIGREIDLKGFKDEHEAAPLAVGFQHIFEHPQQILAEILNWTGGQPFLTQFFCQLFVKQWQNGECTVEEVANYILENWENLDDQSHFKTIQHRLLEEYHERKNELLDLYQQILLAPDYKISAQDSPDEIKLRLTGLVVKENSHLRVYNPLYANIFNLKWLESQLPQLRPFNQQYQDWLASKRQDTTQLLIGDDLEEALQWAKQQNHLSSVYIDFLNASRDYDRQQLKQAKEKATKIIQLAQKGTKIELAGIQTLRLFDTTTYQPQILRGAIQAGEDLQQLQATWRELVQDYPELLKQTPAASLILTLQQILSHIRQWRQLTCEVWAVAFSPGGEFLATASDDNTAKLWDLQGEELITFTGHSDSVWDVAFSPGGEYLATASDDKTAKLWSLQGEELITFTGHSERLMALAFSPGGEFLATASRDNTAKLWNLQGEELITFAGHSNWVTGVAFSPGGEYLVTASLDNTAKLWNLQGEELITFTDDYCVMGVAFSPGGEYLVTASEDNTAKLWNLQGEELITFTGHSGWVTAVAFSPGGEFLVTASVDKTAKLWNLQGELLITFTGHSDRVRAVAFSPDGDYLATASVDKTAKLWNLHGEPLITFMGHFDWVTAVAFSPGGEFLVTASEDKTAKLWNLHGEPLITFTGHSDTVRGVAFSPGGEYLVTASEDKTAKLWNLQGEELITFTGHSSLVTAVTFSSGGEFLATASHDKTAKLWDLQGKELINLTGHSDWVTAVAFSPGGEYLATASWDNTAKLWNLQGEELITFAGHSNRVWAVAFSPGGEYLATTSHDKTAKLWNLQGEELITFAGHSDWVTAVAFSPGGEFLATASDDNTIKVWDLQGNLLADFRGYKGNLLEGEPDFIELESSVNCVCFSPDGKQIVAGYGDGTVRFWRFESLEELIARGKAWLGVEGRE, from the coding sequence ATGAATTTTGAATATCAAACGAGTGGAAGTTTAGAATATAAACATCCCAGTTATATTAAACGACAAGCGGATGATGACCTGTATAACGCATTAAAAGAAGGACAATTTTGTTATGTATTGAATGCTCGACAAATGGGGAAATCGAGTTTACAAGTTCAAATTCTAAACCGTTTAAAACCAGAGGTGAAATGTGTTCCCATTGATTTAACGGATATTGGCACAAATTCAACTCAAGATCAATGGTATTTTAGCTTAATTGAGCAGATCGTTAGGGTTTTAGAACTTTATGATCTTGATCACGAACAATGGTGGAATCATCGAAAATCTATCTCCAATAACCTGCGATTTTATCAATTTATTGAAGATGTCATTTTAGTTCATATTCCTAATAAAATTGTTATTTTTCTCGATGAAATTGACACAACTTTAAAATTAGAACGAGATTTAACTGATAACTTTTTTGCCCTCATTCGTTCATTTTATAATAAGCGATCGCTAAATCCTCAATATAAACGCTTAACCTTTTGTTTATTGGGAGTAGCTGCGGCTTCAGATTTAATTCAAGATTCTCTGAGAACTCCTTTTAATATTGGCAGAGAAATTGATTTAAAAGGATTTAAAGATGAACATGAAGCCGCCCCTTTAGCCGTCGGATTTCAGCATATTTTTGAACACCCTCAACAAATTTTAGCAGAAATTTTAAACTGGACAGGAGGGCAACCTTTTCTGACACAATTCTTTTGTCAGTTATTCGTTAAACAATGGCAAAATGGGGAGTGTACGGTTGAAGAAGTGGCAAATTATATTCTGGAAAATTGGGAAAATTTAGATGATCAATCCCATTTTAAAACCATTCAACATCGTCTTTTAGAAGAATATCATGAGCGCAAAAATGAACTTTTAGACCTGTATCAGCAAATTTTACTCGCTCCCGATTATAAAATCTCGGCTCAAGATAGTCCTGATGAAATTAAATTGAGATTAACAGGATTAGTGGTTAAAGAAAACAGTCATTTAAGGGTTTATAATCCCCTTTATGCGAATATTTTTAACCTCAAATGGCTGGAATCTCAACTGCCTCAGTTACGACCCTTTAATCAACAATATCAAGATTGGTTGGCTTCTAAACGCCAAGATACAACCCAACTGTTAATAGGGGATGATTTAGAGGAAGCATTGCAATGGGCAAAACAGCAAAATCATTTAAGTTCGGTTTATATTGATTTCCTCAATGCTAGTCGAGACTATGACCGTCAACAACTCAAACAAGCCAAGGAAAAAGCGACAAAAATTATTCAACTTGCCCAAAAAGGAACCAAAATTGAACTAGCAGGAATACAAACCTTACGATTATTTGATACCACAACATATCAACCGCAAATCCTACGCGGTGCTATTCAAGCGGGGGAAGACTTACAACAATTACAAGCAACATGGCGAGAACTGGTTCAAGATTACCCCGAACTACTAAAGCAGACCCCGGCGGCGAGTCTTATCTTAACCCTACAACAAATCCTCAGTCATATTCGCCAATGGCGTCAACTCACTTGCGAGGTATGGGCGGTGGCGTTTAGTCCGGGTGGGGAGTTTCTAGCGACGGCTTCCGATGACAACACCGCCAAACTGTGGGATTTACAGGGAGAGGAATTAATCACCTTCACGGGTCATTCTGACTCGGTATGGGATGTGGCGTTTAGTCCGGGTGGGGAGTACCTGGCGACGGCTTCCGATGACAAGACCGCCAAACTGTGGAGTTTACAGGGAGAGGAGTTAATTACCTTCACCGGTCATTCTGAACGGCTAATGGCACTGGCGTTTAGTCCGGGTGGGGAGTTTCTAGCGACGGCTTCGCGTGATAATACTGCCAAACTGTGGAATTTACAGGGAGAGGAATTAATCACCTTCGCGGGTCATTCTAACTGGGTAACGGGGGTGGCGTTTAGTCCAGGTGGGGAGTATCTAGTGACGGCTTCGCTTGACAATACTGCCAAACTGTGGAATTTACAGGGAGAGGAATTAATTACCTTCACGGATGATTACTGTGTAATGGGGGTGGCGTTTAGTCCAGGTGGGGAGTATTTAGTAACGGCTTCGGAGGACAATACTGCCAAACTGTGGAATTTACAGGGAGAGGAATTAATTACCTTCACCGGTCATTCTGGCTGGGTAACGGCGGTGGCGTTTAGCCCGGGTGGGGAGTTTCTGGTAACGGCTTCGGTTGACAAGACCGCCAAACTGTGGAATTTACAGGGAGAACTCTTAATCACCTTCACGGGTCATTCTGACAGGGTAAGGGCGGTAGCATTTAGTCCAGATGGAGATTATCTGGCGACGGCTTCGGTTGACAAGACCGCCAAACTGTGGAATTTACACGGAGAACCCTTAATTACCTTCATGGGTCATTTTGATTGGGTAACGGCGGTGGCATTTAGCCCGGGTGGGGAGTTTCTGGTAACAGCCTCGGAGGACAAGACCGCCAAACTGTGGAATTTACACGGAGAACCCTTAATTACCTTCACGGGTCATTCTGACACGGTAAGGGGGGTGGCGTTTAGTCCAGGTGGAGAGTATCTAGTAACGGCTTCGGAGGACAAGACCGCCAAACTGTGGAATTTACAGGGAGAAGAATTAATTACCTTCACAGGTCATTCTAGCTTGGTAACGGCGGTGACGTTTAGTTCAGGTGGGGAGTTTCTAGCGACTGCTTCCCATGACAAAACTGCCAAACTGTGGGATTTACAGGGAAAAGAATTAATTAACCTCACAGGTCATTCTGACTGGGTAACGGCGGTAGCATTTAGTCCAGGTGGGGAGTATCTGGCGACGGCTTCTTGGGATAATACCGCCAAACTATGGAATTTACAGGGAGAAGAATTAATTACCTTCGCGGGTCATTCTAACCGGGTATGGGCGGTGGCATTTAGTCCAGGTGGGGAGTATCTGGCGACAACTTCCCATGACAAGACTGCCAAACTATGGAATTTACAGGGAGAGGAATTAATTACCTTCGCCGGTCATTCTGACTGGGTAACGGCGGTGGCGTTTAGTCCGGGTGGGGAGTTTCTGGCGACGGCTTCCGATGACAATACCATTAAAGTTTGGGATTTACAGGGGAATTTGTTAGCAGATTTTCGGGGATATAAGGGCAATTTGTTGGAAGGGGAACCGGATTTTATTGAGTTGGAAAGTTCGGTTAATTGTGTCTGTTTTAGTCCCGATGGGAAACAGATTGTTGCGGGTTATGGCGATGGAACAGTGAGGTTTTGGCGGTTTGAGAGTTTGGAGGAATTAATAGCACGGGGGAAGGCGTGGTTAGGAGTTGAGGGGAGGGAATAG
- a CDS encoding AAA-like domain-containing protein, with protein sequence MSNNSRFTWDEAKMIANQILKEKYGLMNELEIAILQAVWNHEGYPQVAAKEYKDYTYIRGVASDLWKKLSDIWGVKVTRKKVINGLEQEWLKSQNTKFISDGGDNNLILESPDDGPVGLNSAFYMVRGYTETDCYQQLEKSGALLRIKAPSKMGKTSLLIRILHHAEEQDYEIVRLNLRDIGVSILENKSDFLKWFFENICEQLELDCQWIESLDFTESKCKLKFQLKILKEIEKPIVLILEELEQVFPYTETVTIFASLLRSWHEESKKMEIWKKLRMVLLYSTNIYVKLPDKQSPFNVGFTVDLTEFNPKAVQDLAVRHQLKLTENQINQLMTIIGGFPYLVRLAFYRLARQEITFEHLLTTTSKDDGIYGQYLRNHWADLQDNIELKTAFSQVIMSDNPVKLEQILEFKLLATSLVKYEGNSLIPSCQLYRDYFREKFL encoded by the coding sequence ATGAGTAACAATTCAAGGTTTACTTGGGATGAAGCAAAAATGATCGCTAATCAGATTCTTAAAGAAAAATATGGGTTGATGAATGAACTAGAAATTGCTATTCTTCAAGCCGTTTGGAATCATGAAGGTTATCCACAAGTTGCGGCTAAAGAATATAAGGATTATACTTATATAAGAGGAGTCGCAAGTGATTTGTGGAAAAAATTATCCGATATTTGGGGAGTAAAAGTAACTCGAAAAAAAGTTATAAATGGTTTAGAACAGGAATGGTTGAAAAGCCAAAATACTAAATTTATTAGTGACGGGGGAGACAATAATTTAATTTTAGAATCTCCTGATGATGGGCCAGTTGGTTTAAATTCTGCGTTTTATATGGTAAGAGGTTATACGGAAACAGACTGTTATCAACAACTTGAAAAATCAGGGGCGTTATTGAGAATTAAAGCCCCCTCTAAGATGGGAAAAACCTCGTTATTGATTCGGATTTTACATCATGCTGAAGAACAAGATTATGAAATTGTTAGACTAAATTTAAGGGATATTGGAGTTTCTATTTTAGAAAATAAATCGGATTTCTTGAAATGGTTCTTTGAAAACATCTGTGAACAGCTTGAACTCGATTGTCAATGGATTGAATCTTTAGATTTTACTGAGTCTAAATGTAAGTTAAAATTTCAACTTAAAATCTTAAAAGAGATCGAAAAACCTATTGTTTTAATCCTAGAAGAACTTGAACAGGTATTTCCTTATACTGAAACTGTTACTATTTTTGCCAGTTTATTGCGAAGTTGGCATGAAGAATCGAAAAAAATGGAGATTTGGAAAAAGCTACGGATGGTTTTATTATATTCAACGAATATTTATGTTAAATTACCGGATAAGCAATCTCCTTTTAATGTAGGTTTTACCGTAGATTTAACAGAATTTAATCCTAAAGCGGTGCAAGATTTAGCGGTACGTCATCAGTTAAAATTAACAGAAAATCAAATTAATCAACTGATGACAATCATTGGGGGGTTTCCTTATTTGGTGCGGTTGGCGTTTTACCGTTTAGCTCGTCAAGAAATTACCTTTGAACACTTATTAACAACAACATCAAAGGATGATGGGATTTATGGTCAGTATTTAAGGAATCACTGGGCAGATTTACAAGATAATATTGAGTTAAAAACTGCATTTAGTCAGGTGATTATGTCCGATAATCCCGTTAAGCTAGAACAAATATTAGAGTTTAAATTATTAGCAACTTCATTAGTTAAATATGAAGGAAATAGTTTGATTCCCAGTTGTCAGTTATATCGAGATTATTTTCGAGAAAAATTCCTGTAG